CCCTTCGAGCTCCTGCGTCAGCGGGTCCTGGGCTGACCCTGCGGGACCAGACGTCGTGCCCCCGGACCCTCCGCGGCCAGCACGTCGCCAGGATTCGTGTACGGGCAGGTGCTCAGCGACAGGCAGCCGCACCCGATGCAGTCGGCGAGGTTGTCGCGCAGCGCGGTGAGCTCCGCGATGCGCTCGTCGAGGTCGTCGCGCCAGGTCCGTGCCAGCCGGGCCCACTCCCGCTTGTTCGGCGGCCGGTCGTGCGGGAGGCCGTCCAGGGCGTCCTTAATCCGTGCCAGCGGGATGCCGAGCTTCTGCGAGGCACGCACGAAAGCCACCACCCGCAGCGTGTCACGGCGGTACTCGCGGCGGTCGCCCGCCGTACGCCGGCTCGAGATCAGTCCGTACTGCTCGTAGTAGTGCAGCGTGGACACCGCGACACCCGCGCGACGGGCGACCTCGCCCGGCTTCAACCACGCGCTCACCGGTCCTCCTTGACATCAAGTGCACTTGATGAAGTCGACTCTAGGCCATGACAGCCATCACGCACCCCGGTGCCAGCCCCCACCCCGCCCCGACCTCCGACCACGACCGCCTGGTCCAGCTGGTCGCGGCCCTCGAGCGCTCGCAGCTGACCGAGGACCCCGAGGCCTTCCTCGCACTCTTCGACCCCGAGGCCGTCTGGGTCACCGGCGGTGGTCGGCGACTGGTCGGCATCGACGAGATCGCCGCGTTCACCCGGATGGTGCTGCCAGGTGCCATGGCCGACCTCTCGGTCCGGTACATCGTCCGCGGAGTCCGCTTCCTCACTCCTGACATCGCCGTCACCAGTGTCGACCAGGAGTACCTGTCCGCGGACGGTGC
The DNA window shown above is from Marmoricola sp. OAE513 and carries:
- the soxR gene encoding redox-sensitive transcriptional activator SoxR is translated as MSAWLKPGEVARRAGVAVSTLHYYEQYGLISSRRTAGDRREYRRDTLRVVAFVRASQKLGIPLARIKDALDGLPHDRPPNKREWARLARTWRDDLDERIAELTALRDNLADCIGCGCLSLSTCPYTNPGDVLAAEGPGARRLVPQGQPRTR